tttattCTTCCACTGTTTTGTATATTTCCAGGGGATAAACCTCGTAAAAGTTTTGACCTATAGTTGATTTATAGCATATGCAGATAAGCATTAGTGGTGAATGAAGCACTTTTTGGAATTGGTCATATGTGAGAATGTGTGCAATGAAAGATATATTTGACTGGGTTGTGGATTATTTGGCAATTTTGCATACAAAGAGTTGTTTATGATGAATTTGGGAGATTACTTTCAGGAGACAAGGTCTGGAAAGGACAATTTCTTGGCAATAGgactaaatttagtaaaagttACCCTAGGGATAATTTTGTTGCATCATAGTGAGTTACTTCTGTTGAGTTGTCTATTGTAAGCTTATATTTAAACTTGATGATGATGGCTTTAGGACATAAATCAGTCAAGTTGCTAGTGGTTTCCTGTCTGGCCGAGGTTCACTCTAGATTGTGGTTAAGTCTTACATGGAGTTGACTTGGATGAgagttgaaaataattttatttcatgaaatggttagtaaagattaaAAACTTGAGGTCTAAAATTGTGGACTTAAGGTTTTTGAGAAGAATGCTTTCTAACATGCTGGTCTAGCTGGCATCAATGTCTGAACTGCATGATATTCTGCTATATTTGTCCTCTGTTTTCTATTGATGCACACATGTTTTTTGAGATGGACCAACCTCTTAAAAGTAACTTCCATGTCTGGAAATAGTAGTATTGGAGCCCTGTGCTTTTCTGCACTAATATTCTACTTCGCATAAAGTAAGCATGCTGTGACTGAGATGTCGTTCTGATCCAGGAAGTATAACTGCTTCCCCTAATTGATTATAGCTACTACTTGGGGTTTGAGCCCTGCAAAAAGTTATGACCAAATACTAAAAGCTCAAATAACTTTAACTTCCTTGCGTCCTTGTAAGAAAACTATCATTGTGAAATGCTGTTTTGTGCTAATGAATCTGAGGAAATGACAAATGAGAATGTAatacaaaaacacataaaatgaTGGCTTTATACATGTGTGGTGTGTGGTCAGTTACTACCGAAGTATTATTGGCTGCCTAAAACAGATATTGCCGTTTCTGATTGTTATTTATGCCTTTCTGTAGGTCATTTATTGAAGAATCTCAAGCTGGCATTAAGATATCTCCGCaggataataatttttatggcTTGAATGATAGGCTAGTGACACTGACTGGCACTCTAGATGAGCAGATGCGAGCAATTGAATTAATTCTGTCCAAGCTTAGTGAAGATCCTCACTACTCACAAGCTATGCATGCTCCATTTTCATATGCAGGTGTGTTCTCTTCTTTTTTGGCCACTGAGTCTTACGAGACTTTCACACTGCATCACTTGCTTCTGCTCCATGAACACCACTATTGCTTTTTATATCATCCTTAacagttatattttagtcctgATATGCAAGCAGTTTTTTTACATTTCATGTTTGGCTAAGATAGCGTTTTAGCTGTTGTATGATGTTAACTATTAAAGCTTAGCTGTCAGAACATTTTTATAcccctcttttatttttgtgtctGGGGTTGTTGGTGGGTGGGGATACACACTTTTTCCTCTTTAATAGTACTAATTTTTACACTATTCCATCTAATATCTGTTACTAAGTCCAAGCCTGGCAGAAATCTTCTATGtcattaaatcatttttcatgTCCTATGAAGTTAAATATTAGAACTTAGTTGTCATCATGGTGTGTTTCTTTTTGGAGAAACACACTTGTTCTTTAATCTGTAATAATCATTTTTACACCATCCTATCAATCAGTAAATCCAATCCTGTCTATTCTGGGGCATAACTGAACCGAACACAATCTGTGCCTATGTTTAGAGGTAATCATAGAATTTAAGAAAATGAGGCCAAAAGAGCATGACGCCTCATTCAAGCTTTGTACATGAGACAGTATGGAATTTTCTTACGTTTGTTTAAAATCCAGTGGCTCACTTTGATGGTTTTCTGGAATGCTGTTATGAGATACTTTTAGTTCTTCTAGTCAGATTCTTGATCATATTTTCTTAGTGAACTGTTCTTAACATGCGATTGGTATTATTCCTTTCTGTAATCATTACTATATGCTACAGTAAGATTTCttcaacttgaaattttaggTGTTCTCTTCTCTGGTTTTCATGGTATTCCACATGCATATGTGCTTCCTTCTATGGGAACAGCGACCTACAATTCAATGAGCTATGCACCAAATGGGGCTGGAGGGAAGTTTCCGAATCCCAAGGTTCATCTCTTTCTATCATGTTTTATCAGTAACATGTGATGACTTATGCTATTTACCCTGCTTACTGtttagagaaaatattttaatttgttttattttgacatCCATATAGTTCTAAAGATCAGTCCTATGCTCATTTTCTCTTCTGTTTGCAGACTCATAGAATTACTTTTTTTAAGTACTCATTTCACCCAAATTATATCACATTTCTTCTAGAATTGTTGTAGTGCAGTATTTGTAATGTCTAACCCATTTTGATATCTCCTAAACCCTTATTGCTTCTGAATTAAACTGAATAATGTTTCTTATCCAGGAGGATCGTAGCAAATCTATCACTATCGGTGTTTCAGATGGCCATATTGGACTGGTTCTTGGACGTGGTGGAAGAAATATCATGGAAATTAGTCAGGttcataaatgataaaatatcatttggttcatttattttacttatattcTAAACATGAGCGCTTTGTTGTTGCAGGCTAGTGGGGCCAGGATAAAAATATCAGATAGAGGTGATTTCATGTCTGGAACAACCGATAGGTATAGCTATCACAGCTTTATCATTATGCTGTCTATGCATCGAGTCTGGTGGTGATTTTTTCCTTATTAAAAACCTTTTCTATCTTTCACCTTTCTTTGGCAGGAAAGTGACAATCACTGGATCCCAAAGAGCAATTCAACAAGCTGAAACCATGATAATGCAGAAGGTAGCTAATACCACTAAAGGGTAATGGCTTAGTTTTCCGGTTATCAGAACCATTCTTTTTTGAATCTTTCGATGGAACGGCTTAGAACTTCCTCGTATAGTTCGACTAGAAACATATCCTCATTCATTGGCACACTACGAATCGACAATGCCAACAACATGACGTTAGCATCAAGAACAGGAAATTTTTACTCTAGCAGAGCTCTAATCAGGTACTCTTCGGGACACATGGACGAAAACtgtagattttttatttttttatttttaaattgttaaatagaaagaaaaaagatgatgGAATAGACTTTGGCATGATTACTTGACTGAGAATTGGAATTAGCATAATGTGCTTTGGTTATATAATTGTAACAGATATACGTGGTTAAACTTGTGGTTTAATATGGTCATGcttcattaaaaattagaacatctaaataatcataattttgaaaagatacCCTCTTTTTTTACGTTGAATTTATGCAACTTTATTTATAGAtgattgcattttcatcataccTTAAAAGAACTTGTGGCTTGAAATGTTGCTCGGTGTCTAAACATGCTCATGGGCTGACTGTTTGAAAAATAGGAAGGTGGTTCGAAAAATGGGTTTGAGTAAAATTTAAGGCTTAGTTTTTTATGTGATTTGGGCCTTGGACAAGTTTTTTACTTGAGCCTGTCTCTGCTTGGCctaaatatataatgttataaaaatatattatattaattattaaatcactAATCCAATAATCATTAAACTCAttacttaaaatctaaaaaaacctTATCCGATTAAATAATCcaactcaatttttaatataaatacttttttaatgtatttttaatatgttagaaattttttattttaacgcttttttagtacatttagggtgagtttggatgggcggtgcgtttatttgctgttagtgtaaaaatagcggtggcggtgagattagatactataatgttactgtagcgtgagacaaaaagtaagctaaatgcaccgcatcgcacccaatcgcccatctaaacccacccttagtatatcatatttaaaatatatatttttaaataaaaactaatctaaaaaaatcaaatatggacGGGTTgagttaagttttttttttttttaaattgggccAGGCTTAGATTAAAAAGTAAGTTTattttttggactaaattgaatccgaacttaaaaaattaatgtagaTATTTTGCATGGGTTCGATTTAAACCCGGTTTAGCTCACGAGCACCGGtgtctttaataaattttaggtgTAGAGGTAAATATCAAATCGAGATAGCTGTGGCTGTAAGCTCAATTCAAGGCCAATCACTCTTAGTTAAATTTCACTTCTAAAGCGTGTACTTATTTGGAGATAAAATAAAGGTTTATATACTGAGAATTGATTATACCAACTTAAATCTCTAAAACATACCACTTTGGGCTTATAATTAATTGCCCAACTGctcttccttttccttttatattGACTTATAGAATCTCCTCGATTTTTTCCATGCATGTTAATTGCATTATACATCtccaaattattgtttttattttaaattagcctctaaattttaaaatattttacttacaCCCTTGAACTATTAATGTTATATCAATTaggttcttttattattaaaaccgTTAAATGACATGTCAATCTTATgcaatataatttaaaacaattttttagaaCTTAAAACTAAAAGATGAAGTAAAAccaagaaaagagattgaacgataaagctttagtaaaagttttaaaaattttaatatcaaaatttctacAATATTCACTTTCTttaaggtttttattttaaactatgcCACGTAATATCCGAGatccaaactatttttattccaaagaaatttctatattaattagctcaaaagtaaaagtaaaatcacTCATGAAACACTTTTAATGTAagttttttatcaaattaattgactctttatcttttaactgaacctacttttaatttttgataaaaaaactttaatataaaaattttaaaagcttttgtCTAACTGTACTATTTTATATtaacctttctttcttttctttcttttttgtatatttgaaaacaTTTCAGATTTTTAACATTTGAAGATATTTAATTTCTCAACATTTGAAAATTAGAGAAAAGAAGTAGAAACGACAACAAAAAGTGAAGACCCAaagcttttaattttcttttggaaCAGTTTCATAAGTAGATATGGTGTTTTTACATTTCTTTTCCAAGACTattttttgaacttcaatttcattttttcatttagtttaattttaccGGTACAGCCAATATTCGCCTAAAACACCGACagcattatttaaaatttttttttttttgttccctAATATACCCATCTGATTGACGGGAAAAATGAGGTGGTGCCGCCCGTGCTGTACGGGCACCGTGCATTTTACCTATTttcgtatttaatttttaatctattccattttgataattatttatttatttaatattatttatataaaaaagctGGGAAGTTGAGGAATTACATATATAGAATGGTTGCTATGTAGCATAACATAAGAATAAAATACGACGTAATGATGCAAAGATGCATCCAAGTGATTTTCACCAAACATCAACATCTCACTTAATTTACACTTATATTATGTTTCTCACATAAAACAGTGTAATACCATATTTATATGAAGGACTTCAATTTCAGATTAACCAAAGGAAGGGGAAGCTTAAACATAGGTATCAATCAATGACTTCCTCATCTCATCGACAATGGCGCTAGGTTGCGCTTCTCTCAGCTTGAACACGCTCTCTATTACAGAAAGCTCCGTTGCAGTGGTGTCTGACCCGCAAAAGGCTGTCCAGTCATTTACGGTCATCCCGGCGGCTATCACTTCGCTCCCACGGTTGATGGTGCCAGCTACCAATGGAACCTGAAGAAGCGTTGAAAGTTCATCCAAGTCTTCAATGGATGTATGAGGATGGACCTGCACCATTCAACACCCAAAATCAGAATACAAATGCGTACAATATGAGGCAACTATATCGCTAAAGGAAGAGATTCAATCTTACCAAGCCACCTCTGTTAGAAAAGGCACAGTAGCTCCCTACAAGAATATTACCAGCAATTGTCTGTCTGAAAACTTCTACGCCGAGCACATCAGCGATTATCTCCTCAGTTTCCTGATTCGAATTGTGGAGGAACAGCATTATAAGCATATTGTAACATCTTGAGATACACAAGAAGAATACCCATTTATGCCTGTTTCAACCATCCATGGCATGGAAGCTAAAACAAGGCACTGACTGCAAAAGGAAATGCTTTAACAAATACCTAAGGTTTATGCTTAGGGATCAATGTTCTGTTTTCTTCTCCTTGATATTCCAGTTATGACattgaaaagtgaaataaatATCGAGGATATTGAGGTACAAACATACAATCATCAAGGATTAAAGGATGATTCGAAAGTTCAGATATCATTTCAAACCAAGATGAAAAGACACCACAACCAAGTCATAATCATGTAATAATCAGTACCCATAAGGAACTGCAACTTTTAATTGGACAGCGGAGTCGCAAGTTCAAACATTTCCTTACTCATTCACAATAAAAACTATTAGTGACTAGAAATTTACCTTGTCTAGATCAGTGTGTGTCAGAGCAACATGATCATTGCAAGCTATACAGTTGCCAAGAGCAGATAGTTTCTCCTCTATGCGCTGAACAACGACTTGATCCGGTAGACTATTCCGCAAATGTTGAAGTTCTTCAataagaaagaataaaaagaaaatccaaCATCAATGTTAGAAACTGAGTTTAGACTTCAAAATTAGTGCAATATAACAAATGTACAACATTTTCCTATGGTGACAAGAGAATATGATCAAATAGCGTTTTCAGATCCGGCtcagtaataaaaataatggaagCAAGTCAAACAACTTTATCATTCTTCCTTTTTCAACATAACTCATAAAATTACCTTGATCGGTCGTGTTGTGGGGTACAAGTAACCCATTCTTATTTCCTGTCAAAACAAGAAAGCTCACATAAGCGAAGTCAGAGGCATCTAACAGGTACAATCAAGAAGGTCTTAAAAAAGTTCGCACCAGCACATAGACGTCCTATTATTCTAGTGCCAGCAATAGAGGTCTTAACAACTGGAATGACATCTGCCAGCTCCGACTCGAAAGTACTGCAAGGTGCCATTATAACCTAAGTACATcatcaaaaataagaaagagaagaaaacttTAGAAGACATGCTCACCTATAGAAGTTTTCTGACCCTCCAATTGCAACCAAGCAGTAGGCATTGGTCAGCTTGGAAAAGACTCCAACTTCACatgaattttcaaattgaaGCCCTACAAAAATCCACGATATAAGACTTGTGATTGTAGACCTATTTACTCCAAATGTTGCAAAactaacaaataatatgagtactgaatttaaagaaatttaaccaCAATGGCAATCCATACAAATATAAGAGATACAAGCCATAGCAATAGTATGACTACCTTAGTCACATCAAAAGaagattaaatataaacatacTGAAGGCCGAACTGAAACTTACTAGTCGCCATTATCAAGCAGAGACGATTGATCAAAAAGATAAGAGCAGAAAGGAAGAAGCTCTGCGATAAAGAAGCTGGGTTTAAATCAACCtgacaacaaaagaaaaatacaattcttagactgaaaaagaaaatcatattcATCCTACAGTCATGCATAATAATATACCACAAGTCTACAACAAGTAACCCTTTAACAAAATTTGTGGTCGAATTCAAGCAACAACCTTCTCATCCATTTTTTACCCATAAAAGATGGTGCTATACGAAAACATGTGATCAAATTGAAGGCTCAAAGAAAACTTCTCCAATGAAAAAGTACAATCTAATAAGACATTATACTAGTTGTTTCTACTTATCTTAAACCATCTTTCAACAGTTCtatcaaataacaaaaacatataaaacttctTTCAAAAATCTCATCATACATCACTTCCAGAATCCTATATAACAGAAATACACACAATCAACACATTTTTCCTTCACAAAACTGGAACAATGTTTGAACAACAATCTGAACTTCGGTCATCTTCATAAAACCAGCTCACctatatatgttaaaaaggtCTAAAGCCTGCTAAAAAGAGATACGTGAGCTTATCATTGGACTAAATGCTTAGCTGAAACTGTATCACTAAATCAATTCCATAGGAATATTAAATCAACACCACTAACAATCAATTCCAAAGTGATCCTTAAGCATCCATAAACATAAAACGGCAACACAAACACAAATCCGTAAACATGCATAGGATTCATTAAAAGAAAaccatatatatgtgtgtttgtgtgtgtgtgtgtatatatatatttacagtgtagttttagtttttccaaggaaaaagataaaaaagaaacaaatataaatGGAAACTGAAAGTCTCAAAAACCTTACGTCTCTTATAGAACCAAAGAAACCTGATAAAATAGAATACTAATACGATTGCTTAAATATCAAAGAGAATGAAGCAGGGTTTCAAATAGCGGTGGCCTAACAGTGAGGCGTTGCTGCCACCGCTAAAGACCTCAATAGCAGTGTGAACAAAATCGACATCAATAACAGCAAATCGCGGCCTCATACAGCAATTCAACAGAAAATAGCGGTGATAACAGTCCCCTATTTCCGGTAAGCCGAtacttattttttgaaaaaaaaaatcctttctCAACAAAGTAAAacagagagagaaagagagagagacgCAGTAGGATCATAATACAGGAAATCAGATACTAGGAAAGTGATGCAAATAACTCAAAAAgtagaaatcaaatcaaaacttcaagtttagggtttcaaaaaaTTACCTTATTTGATCTTGCTGCTCTTTTCGGAAGGCAAAAGAGGGATATAACAAGTGGAAGACAAATGGCTCGGTTGGCGGCGGAGGATGTATGTGTGAATCGAAATGAGTATGGGTCGggaatttttaaagcaaaattttttaaagaaaactttttgatatatatattacttggagaacatgcaaaaaaaaaaaaaacccttggAGAAGAGGGTTAAAATAGGCCTTATtcatgatttagtccctaaattttcctcattttcatttttaaactttttttaatttcattttgatacTGGAATTATTATTTGGCATATACTTATTAGATGGAAATAGgaatgataattaattatttaaaatattttatattaaatcttaataattttgacttaaattatttataattgttaacagaaatttcaaaaatcctTTTAACTGATCCTTGACCAAATTAGATTTGATGACCAATCGGATTAATCAAAATAAGTCAGTTAAATAGGTTAATTTGATCAGAACCaaattatgcacacccctaaAAACTTCCAATAAACACTTACTTACTATGTTAATACTTCTTTTTATTGGAAGGAGAATGCTGATGACAAAATTTAAGTGCCTAATAAAAGCTCAATAGTGCTCAAAACAAGTGGGCAAAACCCTCAACCGTCGTTGGATGTGTGTATGCACGAAtgataaatattgaaatgaaatggcAACTTCATGCAAGATGATGTATAGAATGAACTTGAgaaccttcttttttttctttttttttggttcaaatgAGATGAAATTTACAGCAAAAAGGTCCGATTCCCAGTAAGGTACAACAAGCAACGTCCAACCAAACCCACTACCCCATAAGCTAGAGGAGGGAGAGAGCACCGGGAAACAATAAGAGAGGCTGTTGCACGCCTCTGGTAAAGGCCATGTCACCATGAAGCCCCAAAAAATCAATCCCAAAGTTGCCTTGGCATTTGGTAGACCACCGATAGAGGTGTAGCCGAAGCCGAACATCGGCTACAACAGCCACCAGATGCTAAATCTTCAGGTACGATGAA
This genomic window from Gossypium raimondii isolate GPD5lz chromosome 10, ASM2569854v1, whole genome shotgun sequence contains:
- the LOC105777833 gene encoding protein BTR1 isoform X2 — translated: MESTESSYVSSPEAARKRSSPPPRSPTSENGEKATYIRFLVSNAAAGSVIGKGGSTITDFQSRSGARIQLSRNHEFFPGTSDRIIMVSGTVDEVLKVMELILAKLLNELNIEENDDVEPRTKVRLVVPNSSCGSIIGKGGATIKSFIEESQAGIKISPQDNNFYGLNDRLVTLTGTLDEQMRAIELILSKLSEDPHYSQAMHAPFSYAATYNSMSYAPNGAGGKFPNPKEDRSKSITIGVSDGHIGLVLGRGGRNIMEISQASGARIKISDRGDFMSGTTDRKVTITGSQRAIQQAETMIMQKVANTTKG
- the LOC105777833 gene encoding protein BTR1 isoform X1, whose amino-acid sequence is MESTESSYVSSPEAARKRSSPPPRSPTSENGEKATYIRFLVSNAAAGSVIGKGGSTITDFQSRSGARIQLSRNHEFFPGTSDRIIMVSGTVDEVLKVMELILAKLLNELNIEENDDVEPRTKVRLVVPNSSCGSIIGKGGATIKSFIEESQAGIKISPQDNNFYGLNDRLVTLTGTLDEQMRAIELILSKLSEDPHYSQAMHAPFSYAGVLFSGFHGIPHAYVLPSMGTATYNSMSYAPNGAGGKFPNPKEDRSKSITIGVSDGHIGLVLGRGGRNIMEISQASGARIKISDRGDFMSGTTDRKVTITGSQRAIQQAETMIMQKVANTTKG
- the LOC105776769 gene encoding eukaryotic translation initiation factor 6-2; protein product: MATRLQFENSCEVGVFSKLTNAYCLVAIGGSENFYSTFESELADVIPVVKTSIAGTRIIGRLCAGNKNGLLVPHNTTDQELQHLRNSLPDQVVVQRIEEKLSALGNCIACNDHVALTHTDLDKETEEIIADVLGVEVFRQTIAGNILVGSYCAFSNRGGLVHPHTSIEDLDELSTLLQVPLVAGTINRGSEVIAAGMTVNDWTAFCGSDTTATELSVIESVFKLREAQPSAIVDEMRKSLIDTYV